One region of Malania oleifera isolate guangnan ecotype guangnan chromosome 6, ASM2987363v1, whole genome shotgun sequence genomic DNA includes:
- the LOC131157756 gene encoding sulfite exporter TauE/SafE family protein 3-like isoform X2, with protein sequence MAETGSKFWDLRLLVVVVISVLLIVFVLVSTKPSLGDEALTSAETEEVESDFIVKVLNFLWQPGRLRYERVWPKMKFGWKIIVGTIIGFFGAAFGSVGGVGGGGIFVPMLKLIIGFDAKSSTAISKCMIMGAAGTSVYYNLKQRHPTLDLPVIDYDLALLFQPMLVLGISIGVAFNVIFADWMVTVLLIILFIGTSTRAFLKGVETWKKETIIKKEAARRLESSGNNGAEVEYEPLPGGPSNDTQPATKESEEKGVSILENIYWKELGILSAVWIIILALEIAKNETTTCSAVYWVLNLLQIPVAVGVSAFQAYNLYKGRRVIASKGEAGTNWRVHQLILYCACGILAGIVGGLLGLGGGFILGPLFLELGVPPQVSSATATFAMTFSSSMSVVEYYLLKRFPVPYALYFVAVAAVSALVGQHLVKKLIIILGRASLIIFILAFTIFVSAISLGGVGIADMIKKIEEKEYMGFESLCSSDA encoded by the exons ATGGCTGAGACAGGTTCAAAATTTTGGGATTTGAGATTACTGGTAGTGGTCGTGATTAGTGTTCTTCTTATAGTTTTTGTGCTTGTGTCGACAAAGCCAAGCTTGGGAGATGAAGCTTTAACTTCTGCTGAAACTGAAGAGGTTGAATCAGATTTCATTGTGAAAGTGCTGAACTTCCTATGGCAACCTGGACGACTGCGTTACGAACGCGTTTGGCCG AAAATGAAATTCGGATGGAAAATTATTGTGGGGACTATAATTGGATTCTTTGGAGCAGCATTTGGAAGCGTGGGCGGTGTCGGTGGGGGCGGCATTTTTGTTCCCATGCTCAAGCTGATTATCGGGTTTGATGCTAAATCCTCGACGGCTATATCAAAAT GTATGATCATGGGTGCAGCTGGCACATCTGTTTACTACAATCTTAAGCAAAGGCATCCCACGCTTGACCTGCCCGTTATTGACTATGATTTGGCACTTCTATTCCAACCAATGCTGGTGCTGGGGATCAGTATTGGAGTTGCTTTCAATGTGATTTTCGCCGATTGGATGGTCACAGTTTTGCTGATTATTTTATTCATTG GTACATCAACTAGAGCATTTCTTAAGGGTGTTGAAACATGGAAGAAGGAGACCATAATAAAAAAG GAGGCTGCTAGACGCTTGGAATCATCTG GTAATAATGGCGCAGAAGTAGAATACGAACCTTTACCTGGAGGCCCAAGCAATGACACTCAACCAGCAACCAAAGAATCTGAAGAAAAAGGG GTCTCTATTCTAGAGAACATCTACTGGAAGGAACTTGGCATTCTTTCTGCTGTCTGGATTATAATCCTTGCATTGGAGATAGCCAAG AATGAGACAACAACTTGTTCAGCAGTATATTGGGTATTAAATCTGTTGCAG ATCCCTGTGGCAGTTGGAGTGTCTGCCTTTCAGGCATATAACCTGTACAAAGGGCGGAGAGTGATTGCATCCAAAGGAGAAGCGGGCACCAACTGGCGAGTGCACCAGCTGATTCTTTACTGTGCTTGTGGCATACTGGCTGGAATTGTTGGTGGACTGCTTGGTCTTGGTGGAGGATTTATTTTGGGACCTCTGTTTCTGGAGCTGGGAGTCCCCCCTCAG GTGTCAAGTGCCACTGCCACTTTTGCCATGACATTTTCCTCGTCCATGTCTGTTGTAGAGTATTACCTGTTGAAGCGTTTTCCAGTTCCTTACG CTCTCTATTTTGTTGCCGTTGCTGCTGTTTCTGCTTTGGTAGGGCAACACTTGGTAAAAAAATTGATCATCATACTGGGAAGAGCATCTCTAATTATTTTCATCTTGGCTTTCACAATTTTTGTGAGCGCAATCTCACTAG GTGGAGTTGGCATTGCAGACATGATTAAGAAGATTGAGGAGAAGGAGTACATGGGATTTGAGAGCCTATGCTCAAGTGATGCTTGA
- the LOC131157756 gene encoding sulfite exporter TauE/SafE family protein 3-like isoform X1 codes for MAETGSKFWDLRLLVVVVISVLLIVFVLVSTKPSLGDEALTSAETEEVESDFIVKVLNFLWQPGRLRYERVWPKMKFGWKIIVGTIIGFFGAAFGSVGGVGGGGIFVPMLKLIIGFDAKSSTAISKCMIMGAAGTSVYYNLKQRHPTLDLPVIDYDLALLFQPMLVLGISIGVAFNVIFADWMVTVLLIILFIGTSTRAFLKGVETWKKETIIKKEAARRLESSGNNGAEVEYEPLPGGPSNDTQPATKESEEKGVSILENIYWKELGILSAVWIIILALEIAKNETTTCSAVYWVLNLLQIPVAVGVSAFQAYNLYKGRRVIASKGEAGTNWRVHQLILYCACGILAGIVGGLLGLGGGFILGPLFLELGVPPQVSSATATFAMTFSSSMSVVEYYLLKRFPVPYALYFVAVAAVSALVGQHLVKKLIIILGRASLIIFILAFTIFVSAISLGKHDSLGCNSTQTSKILILNLETVGIIIMEGFPTIVLSSEMFLFCPFNRWSWHCRHD; via the exons ATGGCTGAGACAGGTTCAAAATTTTGGGATTTGAGATTACTGGTAGTGGTCGTGATTAGTGTTCTTCTTATAGTTTTTGTGCTTGTGTCGACAAAGCCAAGCTTGGGAGATGAAGCTTTAACTTCTGCTGAAACTGAAGAGGTTGAATCAGATTTCATTGTGAAAGTGCTGAACTTCCTATGGCAACCTGGACGACTGCGTTACGAACGCGTTTGGCCG AAAATGAAATTCGGATGGAAAATTATTGTGGGGACTATAATTGGATTCTTTGGAGCAGCATTTGGAAGCGTGGGCGGTGTCGGTGGGGGCGGCATTTTTGTTCCCATGCTCAAGCTGATTATCGGGTTTGATGCTAAATCCTCGACGGCTATATCAAAAT GTATGATCATGGGTGCAGCTGGCACATCTGTTTACTACAATCTTAAGCAAAGGCATCCCACGCTTGACCTGCCCGTTATTGACTATGATTTGGCACTTCTATTCCAACCAATGCTGGTGCTGGGGATCAGTATTGGAGTTGCTTTCAATGTGATTTTCGCCGATTGGATGGTCACAGTTTTGCTGATTATTTTATTCATTG GTACATCAACTAGAGCATTTCTTAAGGGTGTTGAAACATGGAAGAAGGAGACCATAATAAAAAAG GAGGCTGCTAGACGCTTGGAATCATCTG GTAATAATGGCGCAGAAGTAGAATACGAACCTTTACCTGGAGGCCCAAGCAATGACACTCAACCAGCAACCAAAGAATCTGAAGAAAAAGGG GTCTCTATTCTAGAGAACATCTACTGGAAGGAACTTGGCATTCTTTCTGCTGTCTGGATTATAATCCTTGCATTGGAGATAGCCAAG AATGAGACAACAACTTGTTCAGCAGTATATTGGGTATTAAATCTGTTGCAG ATCCCTGTGGCAGTTGGAGTGTCTGCCTTTCAGGCATATAACCTGTACAAAGGGCGGAGAGTGATTGCATCCAAAGGAGAAGCGGGCACCAACTGGCGAGTGCACCAGCTGATTCTTTACTGTGCTTGTGGCATACTGGCTGGAATTGTTGGTGGACTGCTTGGTCTTGGTGGAGGATTTATTTTGGGACCTCTGTTTCTGGAGCTGGGAGTCCCCCCTCAG GTGTCAAGTGCCACTGCCACTTTTGCCATGACATTTTCCTCGTCCATGTCTGTTGTAGAGTATTACCTGTTGAAGCGTTTTCCAGTTCCTTACG CTCTCTATTTTGTTGCCGTTGCTGCTGTTTCTGCTTTGGTAGGGCAACACTTGGTAAAAAAATTGATCATCATACTGGGAAGAGCATCTCTAATTATTTTCATCTTGGCTTTCACAATTTTTGTGAGCGCAATCTCACTAGGTAAGCATGATTCACTAGGATGCAACTCCACTCAAACATCCAAGATTCTTATATTGAACCTTGAAACAGTTGGAATTATCATAATGGAAGGATTTCCCACCATTGTTCTTAGCTCTGAAATGTTTTTGTTTTGTCCTTTTAACAGGTGGAGTTGGCATTGCAGACATGATTAA